One window from the genome of [Mycobacterium] stephanolepidis encodes:
- a CDS encoding potassium-transporting ATPase subunit C, with amino-acid sequence MTKISIAWLRQCVAGLVVLLSLTAVLGIAYPAAVWLFGRIDSRSAEGSPLTDRNGCVVGSALIGVDPQASGSDPYFHTRASGDPAAGVPSNQGPNSEKLKTDIDTRRATIARRESVDPTRIPADAVTGSGSSLDPDISPEYAALQIPRVVAATGVGAARLAELVQAHTSSRQWGILGEPRVNVPTLNVALGLTGPPCR; translated from the coding sequence ATGACGAAGATCTCAATCGCGTGGCTGCGTCAGTGTGTGGCGGGCCTGGTGGTGCTGCTGTCGCTCACGGCGGTGCTCGGTATCGCATACCCGGCCGCGGTGTGGCTGTTCGGTCGCATCGATTCCAGATCCGCGGAGGGCTCACCTCTTACGGACCGTAACGGCTGCGTCGTCGGGTCCGCACTCATCGGGGTGGACCCACAAGCCTCCGGTTCTGACCCCTACTTCCACACCCGGGCCAGTGGTGATCCCGCCGCCGGGGTGCCCTCCAACCAGGGACCGAACAGCGAGAAGCTGAAAACGGATATCGATACTCGTCGCGCCACCATCGCCCGGCGCGAGAGCGTCGATCCCACACGGATTCCCGCCGACGCGGTGACCGGTTCCGGTTCGAGCCTGGACCCCGATATCAGCCCGGAGTACGCGGCGCTGCAGATACCGCGGGTGGTGGCGGCCACCGGCGTGGGTGCGGCGCGGCTCGCGGAGTTGGTACAAGCACACACGTCTTCCCGGCAATGGGGCATTCTGGGAGAGCCGCGCGTCAACGTCCCCACACTGAACGTGGCACTGGGCCTGACCGGCCCACCCTGCCGATGA
- the kdpB gene encoding potassium-transporting ATPase subunit KdpB, whose amino-acid sequence MSKTSKSTVSTGVFDPTQLVKALPLAVRKLDPRHMARNPVMFVVTVGSVATTVLAALHPSIFAWAITAWLWFTVVFANLAEAVAEGRGKAQAASLREVKRDTVARKLVRPDNGVDGTETEEEVAGSSLRPGDRVVVEAGQVIPGDSDVVEGIATVDESAITGESAPVVRESGGDRCAVTGGTTVLSDRIVVQITAAPGESFVDRMIALVEGAARQKTPNEIALNILLASLTIIFLLAVVALGPMGNYGGEQQDPIKLIALLVCLIPTTIGALMSAIGIAGMDRLVQHNVLAKSGRAVEAAGDIDVLLMDKTGTITFGNRQATEFIVAPGITHETLAQAARASSLADETPEGRSIVELAVGASDATGERSDDGSREGEFLAFTAATRMSGLDTADGKQIRKGAADAVFTWVASLSGVQEDDPAVVAVRKVADQVAGEGGTPLVVADHDGAETRLLGVIRLSDVVKPGMAERFAQMRAMGIRTVMVTGDNPLTAKQIASEAGVDDYVAEATPEDKLELLRREQKAGRLVAMTGDGTNDAPALAQADVGVAMNTGTSAAKEAGNMVDLDSDPTKLIDVVAIGKQLLITRGALTTFSLANDLAKYFAILPALFSGIYPQLGELNIMRLATPQSAILSAVIFNALVIIALVPLALKGVRYRPVGAGELLRRNLLIYGLGGVIVPFVGIWLIDLVVRFIPGIG is encoded by the coding sequence GTGTCCAAGACCAGTAAGAGCACAGTCAGTACCGGAGTCTTCGATCCCACCCAATTGGTCAAGGCGCTTCCGCTAGCGGTGCGCAAGCTGGATCCGCGTCATATGGCCCGCAACCCGGTGATGTTCGTGGTGACCGTCGGGTCGGTGGCCACCACCGTGCTCGCCGCATTGCATCCGTCGATCTTCGCGTGGGCCATCACCGCCTGGTTGTGGTTCACGGTGGTGTTCGCGAACCTGGCCGAGGCCGTCGCCGAGGGGCGCGGAAAGGCGCAGGCGGCGAGCCTGCGAGAGGTAAAGCGTGACACCGTGGCCCGCAAGTTGGTGCGGCCCGACAACGGCGTCGACGGCACAGAGACCGAGGAAGAGGTGGCCGGCAGTTCGTTGCGGCCGGGCGACCGCGTGGTCGTCGAAGCCGGACAGGTGATCCCGGGCGACAGTGACGTGGTGGAGGGCATCGCGACGGTCGACGAGTCGGCCATCACCGGTGAATCAGCGCCCGTGGTCAGGGAATCCGGTGGTGACCGGTGCGCCGTCACCGGCGGTACCACCGTGCTGTCGGACCGGATCGTCGTGCAGATCACGGCGGCACCCGGTGAGTCCTTTGTCGATCGGATGATCGCGCTCGTGGAGGGCGCCGCGCGTCAGAAGACGCCTAACGAGATCGCACTCAACATCCTGTTGGCCTCGCTCACCATCATCTTCCTGTTGGCGGTCGTCGCGCTCGGTCCGATGGGCAATTATGGCGGTGAGCAACAGGATCCGATCAAGCTCATCGCATTGCTCGTCTGTTTGATCCCCACCACCATCGGCGCTCTGATGTCGGCGATCGGTATCGCGGGCATGGATCGGCTGGTGCAGCACAACGTGTTGGCCAAGTCGGGGCGCGCGGTGGAGGCGGCCGGGGACATCGACGTCCTGCTGATGGACAAGACCGGCACCATAACCTTCGGTAACCGGCAGGCCACCGAATTTATTGTGGCGCCCGGTATCACGCACGAAACTCTTGCCCAGGCCGCGCGGGCCTCGAGCCTTGCCGACGAGACCCCAGAGGGTCGCAGCATTGTGGAACTGGCCGTCGGCGCGAGCGACGCGACGGGGGAAAGAAGCGATGATGGCTCGCGTGAAGGAGAGTTTTTGGCCTTCACCGCGGCCACCCGGATGAGCGGTCTGGATACCGCCGACGGCAAGCAGATCCGCAAGGGCGCCGCCGATGCGGTGTTCACCTGGGTGGCAAGCCTTTCCGGTGTTCAGGAGGACGACCCTGCGGTGGTCGCGGTCCGCAAGGTCGCAGATCAGGTGGCCGGCGAGGGCGGCACCCCGCTGGTGGTGGCCGACCACGACGGCGCCGAGACGCGGCTGCTGGGCGTGATTCGGCTCTCCGACGTCGTCAAACCCGGTATGGCTGAACGCTTCGCCCAGATGCGAGCCATGGGAATCCGCACGGTCATGGTGACCGGCGATAACCCGTTGACCGCCAAGCAGATCGCCTCCGAGGCCGGAGTGGACGACTACGTCGCGGAGGCCACCCCGGAAGACAAGCTGGAGCTGCTGCGCAGGGAACAGAAGGCCGGTCGGCTCGTTGCGATGACCGGTGACGGCACCAACGACGCACCGGCCCTGGCACAGGCGGACGTGGGTGTGGCCATGAACACCGGGACATCGGCCGCCAAGGAAGCCGGGAACATGGTGGACCTGGACTCCGACCCCACCAAGCTCATCGACGTGGTGGCCATCGGCAAGCAGCTGCTGATCACTCGGGGCGCGTTGACCACGTTCTCGCTGGCCAATGACCTCGCGAAGTACTTCGCGATCCTGCCCGCGTTGTTCAGCGGCATCTATCCGCAGCTGGGTGAGCTCAACATCATGCGACTGGCCACTCCGCAGTCGGCGATCCTCTCGGCCGTGATCTTCAACGCCCTGGTGATCATCGCGCTGGTGCCGTTGGCGCTCAAGGGCGTTCGTTACCGGCCGGTGGGTGCGGGGGAGTTGCTACGGCGAAATCTGTTGATCTACGGGCTCGGCGGCGTGATCGTTCCGTTCGTGGGGATCTGGCTGATCGATCTGGTTGTGCGTTTCATACCGGGAATTGGGTGA
- the kdpA gene encoding potassium-transporting ATPase subunit KdpA, whose translation MNSALAAGLQIGFVILVLAIAYVPVGDYMARVFTGPHSLRASGPSTVKHSLVERVIYRTGRVDPETEQTWVGYTLSLLGFSFASVLFLYLLQRAQGVLPLSGDLGAVSPAVAFNTAISFVTNTNWQSYTPETTMTNLTQMVGLAVQNFVSAAVGLAVAVALIRGIVRTTTGGELGNFWVDLVRGSLRILLPISFVVALILLSQGAIQSLYTHFDATALDGTAQHIALAPVASQEAIKEVGTNGGGILAANSAHPFENPTPLTNIVEILAILIVPVCLTCTYSTLVGDKRQGLTVLSVMATLFGGMLAFVTWAESTPRGIASQAAGAMMEGKEVRFGIPATSLFAVATTGTSTGAVDAAHDSFTAAGGGALILNMLFGEIAPGGVGTGLYGILVLAIIAVFVGGLLVGRTPEFLGKKIGRREITMAALSVLVMPALVLIGTGISVALSTTPGYQGNSGDPGSAQSIHGFSEVLYAYASAANNNGSAFGGLTVTSHWFQASLGVAMLLGRFLPIIFTLALAGSLATQQKTPVSAGTLHTHGPMFAGLHTGTVLLVAALTFFPALALGPIAEAVL comes from the coding sequence GTGAATTCCGCTCTGGCGGCCGGTCTTCAGATCGGCTTCGTCATTCTGGTGCTCGCTATCGCGTACGTCCCCGTGGGGGATTACATGGCGCGCGTCTTCACGGGCCCACATTCTCTGCGCGCAAGCGGCCCATCGACCGTCAAACACTCGCTCGTCGAGCGGGTGATCTACCGCACGGGGCGGGTGGATCCGGAGACCGAGCAGACATGGGTGGGATACACCCTGTCACTGCTGGGGTTTTCATTCGCCAGCGTGCTCTTCCTCTATCTGCTGCAACGCGCCCAGGGTGTGTTACCGCTCTCGGGCGACCTGGGCGCGGTGAGCCCCGCGGTGGCCTTCAACACCGCGATTTCCTTTGTGACGAACACCAACTGGCAGTCGTACACACCCGAGACCACCATGACCAATCTGACCCAGATGGTCGGGTTGGCCGTGCAGAACTTTGTCTCCGCAGCTGTCGGGCTGGCGGTGGCAGTGGCGCTGATTCGCGGCATCGTGCGAACCACAACCGGGGGAGAACTCGGCAATTTCTGGGTTGACCTGGTGCGGGGAAGTTTAAGAATTCTCCTACCCATATCTTTTGTGGTCGCACTGATCTTGTTGTCCCAGGGCGCCATTCAGTCGCTGTACACGCATTTCGATGCGACAGCGCTCGACGGAACGGCGCAACACATCGCGCTGGCCCCGGTCGCCTCGCAGGAGGCCATCAAGGAAGTCGGAACCAATGGCGGTGGCATTCTTGCCGCTAACTCGGCGCACCCCTTCGAGAACCCGACGCCGCTGACCAATATCGTCGAGATCCTTGCCATTCTCATCGTCCCGGTGTGCCTGACCTGCACCTACTCGACGCTGGTGGGAGACAAGCGTCAGGGCCTGACCGTCTTGTCCGTGATGGCCACCCTTTTCGGCGGCATGCTGGCCTTTGTCACCTGGGCGGAGTCGACCCCGCGCGGCATCGCCTCGCAGGCGGCCGGTGCCATGATGGAAGGCAAGGAGGTCAGGTTCGGCATTCCCGCGACCAGCTTGTTCGCGGTGGCGACCACCGGAACCTCCACGGGCGCCGTCGATGCCGCCCATGACAGCTTTACCGCCGCCGGCGGCGGAGCACTGATCTTGAACATGCTGTTCGGCGAGATCGCGCCGGGCGGTGTCGGGACTGGCCTCTACGGGATTCTGGTGCTGGCCATCATCGCGGTGTTCGTCGGTGGGCTGCTGGTGGGCCGCACTCCGGAATTCCTGGGCAAGAAGATCGGACGACGCGAGATCACCATGGCCGCGCTGTCCGTGCTCGTCATGCCCGCCCTGGTACTCATCGGCACAGGCATCTCGGTGGCTCTGTCGACGACTCCCGGATATCAAGGCAACAGCGGGGATCCGGGCAGCGCGCAGTCCATCCACGGGTTCTCCGAGGTGTTGTACGCCTACGCCTCGGCCGCCAACAACAACGGCAGCGCCTTCGGTGGGCTCACGGTGACCAGCCACTGGTTCCAGGCGTCCCTTGGCGTGGCGATGTTGTTGGGCCGCTTCCTGCCCATCATCTTCACGCTGGCGCTGGCCGGATCGCTTGCCACTCAGCAGAAGACACCGGTGTCAGCCGGAACTCTGCACACCCACGGCCCCATGTTCGCCGGATTGCATACCGGCACCGTTCTCTTGGTGGCCGCACTCACCTTCTTCCCGGCCCTGGCGCTGGGACCGATCGCCGAGGCTGTCCTATAG
- the kdpF gene encoding K(+)-transporting ATPase subunit F, giving the protein MTLDLGTDAVTNIVLIVLSAALVVYLVVALLDPERF; this is encoded by the coding sequence ATGACTCTCGATCTGGGCACTGATGCTGTCACCAACATTGTGCTGATTGTCCTGTCGGCCGCGCTCGTCGTGTATCTGGTGGTCGCACTGCTCGACCCGGAAAGGTTCTAA
- the mutM gene encoding bifunctional DNA-formamidopyrimidine glycosylase/DNA-(apurinic or apyrimidinic site) lyase: MPELPEVEVVRRGLHHHLVGKTIASASVHHDRAVRRQPGGAVELAGLLTGQQISGTGRRGKYLWLTLGEGQALVVHLGMSGQMLIGPISRPQHLRIAATLDDGSVLSFVDQRTFGGWMVTDVVTVDGSELPEPVAHIARDPLDERFDASAVVTRLRGKHTEIKRALLDQTVVSGVGNIYADEALWQARVHGRRLTDGMTRAKLTEVLDSAAGVMRLALAQGGTSFDDLYVNVNGESGYFERSLEAYGREGEPCRRCGRAMRREAFMNRSSYFCPGCQRLVEPR, encoded by the coding sequence GTGCCTGAGCTTCCCGAGGTGGAGGTGGTCCGCCGCGGGCTGCACCATCACCTCGTCGGAAAGACCATCGCATCGGCGTCTGTGCACCATGACCGGGCCGTGCGCAGGCAGCCCGGTGGTGCCGTCGAGCTGGCGGGACTGCTTACCGGACAACAGATCAGCGGCACCGGTCGTCGGGGCAAGTATCTGTGGTTGACGCTGGGCGAGGGACAGGCACTGGTGGTCCATCTCGGGATGAGCGGCCAAATGCTCATCGGACCCATTTCCCGGCCGCAGCATTTGCGTATTGCCGCGACACTCGATGACGGGTCGGTGTTGAGCTTCGTCGATCAGCGCACCTTTGGCGGCTGGATGGTGACCGATGTCGTCACCGTCGATGGAAGCGAGCTCCCGGAGCCGGTCGCCCATATCGCGCGGGATCCGCTCGATGAACGATTCGATGCGTCGGCTGTGGTTACCCGGCTGCGCGGTAAGCACACCGAGATCAAACGCGCGCTGCTCGACCAGACCGTGGTGTCCGGCGTCGGCAACATCTACGCCGACGAAGCCCTCTGGCAGGCGCGCGTGCATGGCCGGCGCCTCACCGATGGCATGACGCGCGCCAAGCTCACCGAGGTACTCGATAGTGCGGCCGGTGTCATGCGTCTGGCGCTGGCACAGGGCGGTACCTCATTCGACGATCTATATGTGAATGTGAACGGCGAATCCGGCTACTTCGAGCGCTCTTTGGAGGCGTACGGACGTGAGGGTGAACCATGCCGCCGCTGCGGGCGCGCCATGCGCCGGGAGGCTTTCATGAACCGGTCGTCGTACTTCTGCCCGGGCTGTCAACGGCTGGTTGAACCCCGTTAA
- the rnc gene encoding ribonuclease III yields MSPAPENRYDDLREAIGVRVGDDLLTLALTHRSYAYENGGLPTNERLEFLGDAVLGLTITETLYHSHPDRSEGDLAKLRASIVNTQALAGVARGLTGDGLGAHLFLGKGEENTGGRNKSSILADGMESILGAVYVEHGLEVARAVVLRLFGQLLETAPKLGAGLDWKTSLQELTAEKGWGAPSYAVTSTGPDHDKEFTATVMVNDAAHGVGVGRSKKEAEQRAASEAWNGINGSGA; encoded by the coding sequence GTGAGCCCTGCCCCAGAGAATCGGTACGACGATCTGCGCGAGGCGATTGGGGTAAGGGTCGGCGACGATCTCCTCACTCTGGCGCTCACACACCGCAGTTATGCCTACGAGAACGGTGGCCTGCCTACCAACGAGAGGCTCGAATTCCTCGGGGATGCCGTGCTTGGCCTGACGATTACCGAGACGCTGTATCACAGTCACCCCGACCGCTCGGAGGGCGATTTGGCGAAACTGCGTGCCAGCATCGTCAACACCCAGGCCCTCGCCGGAGTGGCACGCGGACTGACCGGCGACGGTTTGGGCGCACACCTGTTTCTCGGCAAGGGCGAGGAGAACACCGGTGGTCGCAACAAGTCCAGCATTCTTGCCGACGGCATGGAGTCGATTCTCGGTGCGGTCTATGTGGAGCACGGGCTCGAGGTCGCGCGCGCGGTCGTGCTGCGATTGTTTGGTCAGCTCCTGGAGACCGCGCCCAAACTCGGTGCCGGCCTGGACTGGAAGACCAGTCTGCAGGAACTGACCGCGGAAAAGGGTTGGGGCGCACCGTCGTATGCAGTCACCTCGACCGGACCCGATCATGACAAGGAATTCACCGCCACCGTGATGGTCAACGACGCCGCGCATGGCGTGGGCGTTGGCCGATCCAAGAAGGAAGCCGAACAACGGGCGGCCTCGGAGGCGTGGAACGGCATCAACGGGTCAGGTGCCTGA
- a CDS encoding YceD family protein: protein MPGPFVLDVLALGLGRRPGSMQEIERTIASPVRIGNDLIAIPEGADVDMDLRVEAVSEGVLVTGTIAGDLAGECSRCLEPITGHADAYLTELFAYPDSETEATTEEDEIHRVVDGLVDLEQTIVDAIVPDLELAPVCRPDCPGLCPECGIVMATAEPGHHHDKIDPRWAKLANFGDDQ, encoded by the coding sequence ATGCCGGGACCTTTTGTTCTTGATGTCCTGGCCCTCGGGCTCGGACGGCGTCCCGGGTCGATGCAGGAGATTGAGCGCACCATCGCTAGCCCGGTGCGCATCGGCAACGACCTGATCGCGATCCCCGAGGGCGCGGACGTGGATATGGATCTTCGGGTCGAAGCGGTTTCGGAAGGCGTTCTCGTCACCGGAACCATCGCCGGAGACCTCGCGGGAGAATGCTCACGCTGCCTGGAGCCGATCACGGGCCATGCGGATGCGTACCTCACCGAACTCTTCGCGTACCCGGACAGCGAGACCGAGGCGACCACCGAGGAAGACGAGATACATCGGGTGGTTGACGGCCTGGTCGACCTTGAACAGACCATCGTCGATGCCATCGTGCCCGACCTGGAACTGGCACCGGTGTGCCGGCCCGATTGCCCGGGCCTCTGCCCCGAGTGCGGCATCGTTATGGCCACGGCCGAACCCGGCCACCACCATGACAAGATCGATCCGCGTTGGGCCAAGCTTGCCAACTTCGGTGACGACCAGTGA
- the sepIVA gene encoding cell division protein SepIVA codes for MYRVFEALDELGAIVEEARGVPMTAGCVVPRGDVLELIDDIKDAIPGELDDAQDVLDARDSLLREAKEHHETVIGQSNADAEQTLSHARNEADRLLADAKSQADRMVAEARNHAEQTVGEAREEAARTLANAKREQESTVARAKAEADRLVDSGNASYDKAVQEGIKEQQRLVAQTEVVQAANAESTRLIDAAHAEADRLRGECDIYVDNKLAEFEDYLNGTLRSVGRGRHQLRTGAGTHDYVQR; via the coding sequence GTGTACCGAGTATTTGAAGCGCTCGACGAGCTGGGCGCCATTGTTGAAGAAGCGCGCGGCGTTCCGATGACCGCCGGATGCGTCGTGCCCCGCGGCGACGTCCTGGAGCTGATCGACGACATCAAGGACGCCATCCCCGGCGAACTCGATGACGCCCAGGATGTTCTGGATGCCCGCGATTCGTTGCTGCGTGAGGCCAAGGAGCATCACGAGACGGTGATCGGCCAGTCGAACGCCGATGCTGAGCAGACACTCAGCCATGCCCGCAACGAAGCCGACCGACTACTGGCCGATGCCAAGTCGCAGGCCGACCGCATGGTTGCCGAGGCGCGCAACCACGCTGAGCAGACCGTTGGTGAGGCGCGTGAAGAGGCGGCGCGCACGTTGGCCAACGCCAAGCGTGAGCAGGAGAGCACCGTCGCGCGGGCCAAGGCGGAGGCGGATCGCCTGGTCGACTCGGGTAACGCGTCCTACGACAAGGCCGTGCAGGAAGGCATCAAGGAGCAGCAGCGCCTGGTAGCCCAGACGGAGGTCGTGCAGGCGGCCAACGCCGAGTCCACCCGCCTGATCGATGCGGCCCACGCCGAAGCCGACCGGCTGCGTGGTGAATGCGACATCTACGTCGACAACAAACTGGCCGAGTTCGAGGACTACCTCAACGGCACGCTGCGTTCGGTGGGCCGTGGCCGTCACCAGCTGCGCACCGGCGCTGGTACCCACGACTACGTGCAGCGTTAA
- the coaD gene encoding pantetheine-phosphate adenylyltransferase, which produces MTGAVCPGSFDPVTLGHLDVFERAAAQFDEVIVAVLINPNKAGMFTIDERIEMIREATTDLPNLRVESGQGLLVDFVRARGLGAIVKGLRTGTDFEYELQMAQMNKHIAGVDTFFVATTPAYSFVSSSLAKEVATYGGDVSALLPPSVHQRLLGKLRGQAQ; this is translated from the coding sequence ATGACGGGAGCTGTTTGCCCCGGCTCGTTCGATCCGGTAACCCTCGGGCATCTGGATGTTTTCGAACGAGCCGCGGCGCAGTTCGACGAGGTCATCGTCGCGGTGTTGATCAACCCCAACAAAGCGGGCATGTTCACCATCGACGAGCGCATCGAGATGATCCGCGAGGCCACCACCGATCTACCCAATCTGCGCGTCGAATCGGGACAGGGTCTGCTGGTGGACTTCGTGAGAGCGCGTGGTCTGGGTGCGATCGTCAAGGGCCTCCGCACTGGCACCGACTTCGAATACGAACTCCAGATGGCTCAGATGAACAAACACATCGCCGGTGTAGACACCTTTTTCGTGGCTACCACCCCGGCGTATTCGTTCGTGTCGTCCTCGCTTGCCAAGGAGGTGGCGACGTACGGGGGAGATGTCTCGGCGTTGCTGCCTCCTTCCGTTCATCAACGACTTCTCGGGAAACTGCGTGGCCAGGCACAATAG
- a CDS encoding HdeD family acid-resistance protein: protein MTTSVGQDLVKHLWKTAVVSGVLAVIVGAVVLIWPQITVLVAAYAFGAYLLISGIAQVVFAFTLPVSSAGMRVLLFLTGVISFVLGVLCFKDELNSILLLAIWIGVGWIAQGIAGTITAVGDKELPGRGWQIFSGIISTIAGIVLIVYPISSILTLTLVVGIWLIVIGVLQIGSGIGIRSATKSSA from the coding sequence ATGACTACAAGTGTCGGGCAGGACCTCGTCAAGCATCTCTGGAAGACAGCGGTGGTATCAGGAGTTTTGGCGGTAATCGTTGGTGCCGTGGTGCTGATATGGCCTCAAATCACCGTGCTGGTCGCCGCGTACGCTTTCGGCGCATACCTACTGATATCCGGTATTGCTCAGGTTGTTTTCGCCTTCACGCTGCCGGTGTCGTCGGCCGGCATGAGGGTTCTGTTGTTCCTCACCGGCGTGATTTCGTTCGTCCTCGGTGTGTTGTGCTTCAAGGACGAGCTGAATTCGATTCTGCTGCTGGCCATCTGGATTGGTGTCGGCTGGATCGCCCAGGGCATTGCGGGCACCATCACCGCCGTCGGCGACAAGGAACTTCCGGGGCGCGGTTGGCAGATCTTCAGCGGAATCATCTCGACAATCGCGGGCATCGTGCTCATCGTCTACCCGATCAGCTCGATCTTGACCCTCACGCTGGTCGTCGGTATCTGGCTCATCGTGATCGGTGTACTGCAAATCGGTAGCGGTATCGGCATTCGCTCGGCCACTAAATCGTCCGCATGA
- a CDS encoding lipoprotein LpqH — protein sequence MRYGGVVMVAGALSAVVCLVGCSSGGGLRHDSPMNNPVSSTASGAQAAGPRVVVDGVVRSVENRVECVTAADMTFVNVGSESDAIAATLAAGDNPTLKSLTLGIIDGHPVMYNSGHGATEPTVTKSGQFYKISGNATAGLSTPATFELEFTCPARR from the coding sequence ATGCGTTATGGCGGCGTAGTGATGGTGGCCGGCGCCCTGTCGGCCGTCGTGTGTCTTGTCGGCTGCTCGTCGGGCGGAGGCCTGCGACACGACTCGCCGATGAACAATCCGGTGTCGAGCACGGCAAGTGGTGCTCAGGCGGCCGGTCCACGTGTTGTTGTCGACGGTGTCGTGAGATCGGTTGAGAATCGGGTCGAGTGCGTTACCGCAGCCGATATGACCTTCGTGAATGTCGGTAGCGAGAGTGATGCGATTGCCGCCACGCTGGCAGCGGGCGATAACCCAACGTTGAAGAGTCTGACCCTGGGAATCATCGATGGACACCCGGTGATGTACAACTCGGGGCATGGTGCGACCGAGCCGACGGTGACCAAGTCCGGGCAGTTCTACAAGATTTCCGGCAACGCGACGGCTGGATTGAGCACACCCGCGACCTTCGAACTTGAGTTCACCTGCCCAGCCAGGAGATAA
- a CDS encoding DUF4253 domain-containing protein: MVAVLVLGLSYLFGQAYWSTRAIVGNPEPAHDLPAYAELLVPVHAERAGQLPRPENAATWSVGGVKLPEGHVIISPAGRSLAWVSNAAVVDVQSLWLRLAGRFDRTGLWPLASRGLSGDLRRPWSDPEDLRHLVEPADVDAVDAKSFLVKEVSSANAAAIDVPVTPITLEQRTQPPQRALPLTADHLEQGSLLILVPTTRPADALNALGWAHGANYDLSEEALSAVLRSWEDRFGAVLTTVDFDAIDIEVTRPPGADLSVSVGYEHYGFCPDNIDQGAGTLSSYARQISGARSWKFWWD; the protein is encoded by the coding sequence ATCGTCGCGGTGCTTGTGCTCGGGCTGTCGTATCTGTTCGGTCAGGCCTACTGGAGTACGCGCGCGATTGTGGGAAATCCCGAACCCGCGCATGATCTGCCCGCCTACGCCGAACTTCTGGTGCCGGTGCACGCCGAACGCGCGGGTCAGCTGCCTCGTCCCGAGAATGCTGCCACGTGGAGTGTGGGCGGTGTCAAGCTGCCCGAAGGGCATGTGATCATCAGCCCGGCGGGCCGTTCGCTGGCGTGGGTGAGCAATGCCGCGGTGGTTGACGTCCAATCGCTCTGGTTGCGGTTGGCGGGCCGCTTCGATCGAACGGGACTGTGGCCCTTGGCCTCCCGTGGGCTGAGTGGGGATCTGCGTCGGCCGTGGTCAGATCCCGAAGACCTTCGACACCTTGTCGAGCCCGCCGATGTTGACGCCGTTGACGCGAAATCTTTTCTTGTGAAAGAGGTTTCGTCGGCCAATGCTGCGGCCATCGACGTACCGGTCACGCCTATCACGCTTGAGCAGCGCACTCAGCCGCCCCAGCGTGCGCTCCCGTTGACCGCCGATCACCTGGAGCAGGGTTCGCTGCTGATTCTGGTGCCGACGACACGTCCGGCCGATGCGCTCAATGCCCTGGGATGGGCTCACGGTGCGAACTACGACCTTTCCGAGGAGGCGCTGTCGGCGGTTCTTCGGTCCTGGGAAGACCGATTCGGTGCGGTGCTCACGACCGTCGACTTCGATGCCATCGACATAGAAGTGACGCGTCCGCCGGGCGCCGATCTCTCGGTGTCGGTCGGCTATGAGCACTACGGGTTCTGCCCCGACAACATCGATCAAGGCGCGGGCACCTTGAGCTCCTATGCCCGGCAGATCAGTGGTGCGCGATCCTGGAAGTTTTGGTGGGACTAG